From a region of the Nonlabens dokdonensis DSW-6 genome:
- a CDS encoding DUF4271 domain-containing protein → MDLELRQIEYNNWILIVLITCICAIAIARWLSSYRISDLLSSFYKYRFIKITRNSEKGASILIITSIAVYTIQSSLLIYLWLERSNSDYKGITSYLIILTLISAFLLAKHFIGKLIAEICNFQEQLELVDHQRNIYRAMLGYVLLILNSIVIYSSQLEFIALKAATIIMVIFLLAYNIILVYTYRKMLFPTIFYFILYLCTLETTPYLLLYKYFKL, encoded by the coding sequence ATGGATTTAGAATTACGCCAAATAGAATACAACAACTGGATATTAATCGTCCTAATCACCTGCATTTGCGCAATCGCAATAGCAAGGTGGTTGTCCTCTTATCGTATAAGTGATTTACTTAGTTCGTTTTATAAATACAGATTTATCAAGATTACAAGAAATAGTGAAAAAGGCGCTTCCATTCTTATAATAACAAGTATTGCAGTGTATACAATTCAGAGTTCTTTGTTGATTTACTTGTGGCTGGAACGATCAAACAGTGATTACAAAGGAATAACTTCTTATTTGATCATATTAACCTTAATATCAGCTTTTCTCTTAGCTAAACATTTCATAGGAAAACTTATTGCTGAAATCTGTAATTTTCAGGAACAATTAGAGCTCGTTGACCATCAAAGGAATATTTATCGAGCAATGTTAGGATATGTTCTTTTGATTTTAAACAGCATCGTCATATACTCAAGTCAGCTAGAGTTTATTGCTCTAAAGGCAGCCACGATTATTATGGTTATATTCCTCTTAGCTTATAATATAATTTTAGTTTACACTTACAGAAAAATGTTGTTTCCTACAATTTTCTATTTTATTTTGTACCTTTGCACGCTTGAAACCACACCCTATCTACTTTTATATAAGTATTTTAAGTTGTGA
- the pckA gene encoding phosphoenolpyruvate carboxykinase (ATP) translates to MGSNTSATQTIALTEWGIKNSKINYQLAPEILQERTVEDYGGKETDNGTLAVNTGEFTGRSPMDRFIVKDAVTEDKVWWGNINIPFESDKFDALLEKVTSYLDGKELFVRDAFACAHEDYRLKLRVINEYPWSNMFAYNMFIRPTDQELESFEAEWTVINAPGFMAVPDQDGTRQHNFAILNFTRKIALIGGTGYTGEIKKGIFSALNFILPVYKNTLPMHCSANEGKDGSTAIFFGLSGTGKTTLSTDPDRALIGDDEHGWTENNEVFNFEGGCYAKVINLDPEGEPEIFNAIKPGAILENVVFKDDKSVDFADTTITQNTRVSYPIYHIENIKKPSKGKNPKNIFFLTADAFGVLPPISKLTPGQAAYHFISGYTAKVAGTEAGVNEPVPSFSACFGAPFMPLHPTAYAEMLSKKMKESGVTVWLVNTGWTGGPYGVGKRMKLKYTRAMITAALDGSLEEANKGNYHLHSMFGVAQPRTCPNVPTEVLSPRKSWNNDKGYYETAEKLREFFINNFKKFESQASEEILAGGPPRKL, encoded by the coding sequence ATGGGTTCAAACACCTCTGCTACGCAAACGATTGCGTTAACCGAATGGGGAATCAAAAATTCCAAAATCAATTACCAACTCGCACCTGAAATCCTACAGGAAAGAACTGTAGAAGATTATGGTGGCAAAGAAACTGATAACGGTACACTTGCAGTGAATACAGGTGAATTTACAGGTAGATCACCTATGGATCGATTTATCGTTAAAGATGCTGTAACAGAAGATAAGGTATGGTGGGGAAATATTAATATTCCTTTTGAGTCAGATAAATTTGATGCGTTGCTAGAAAAAGTAACGAGTTACTTAGATGGTAAAGAACTTTTTGTGCGTGATGCATTTGCTTGTGCACATGAAGATTACCGACTCAAATTGAGAGTAATAAATGAGTACCCATGGTCTAACATGTTTGCGTATAACATGTTTATAAGACCTACGGATCAGGAACTTGAAAGTTTTGAAGCAGAATGGACGGTGATTAATGCACCTGGATTTATGGCGGTGCCAGATCAAGATGGTACTAGACAGCATAATTTTGCTATCTTGAATTTTACAAGAAAAATTGCTTTAATAGGAGGGACAGGATATACCGGTGAGATTAAAAAAGGTATTTTTAGCGCGCTGAACTTCATTTTACCAGTGTATAAGAACACATTACCTATGCACTGTAGTGCAAATGAAGGTAAAGATGGAAGTACGGCTATTTTCTTTGGACTTAGTGGTACGGGAAAAACTACGCTGTCTACAGATCCTGATCGAGCATTGATAGGTGATGATGAACATGGCTGGACAGAGAATAACGAAGTATTTAATTTTGAAGGTGGTTGCTATGCAAAAGTTATTAATCTTGATCCTGAAGGAGAACCAGAAATTTTTAATGCCATCAAGCCAGGAGCGATACTAGAAAACGTCGTTTTTAAAGATGATAAAAGTGTTGATTTTGCCGATACGACTATTACTCAAAACACAAGAGTAAGTTATCCTATCTATCATATAGAAAATATTAAAAAACCATCTAAGGGTAAAAACCCTAAAAACATATTTTTCTTAACTGCAGATGCCTTTGGAGTATTGCCTCCTATTTCTAAATTGACACCAGGTCAAGCGGCATATCACTTTATAAGTGGTTATACGGCAAAAGTGGCAGGTACAGAAGCAGGTGTTAATGAGCCAGTTCCTAGTTTTTCAGCTTGTTTTGGAGCGCCGTTCATGCCGTTACATCCTACAGCTTATGCTGAGATGTTAAGCAAGAAGATGAAGGAGTCTGGTGTAACAGTGTGGTTAGTAAACACAGGTTGGACCGGTGGACCTTATGGAGTAGGAAAGCGTATGAAATTGAAGTATACCAGAGCGATGATTACCGCCGCTCTAGACGGTTCTCTTGAAGAGGCTAATAAAGGTAACTATCATCTTCACTCCATGTTTGGAGTTGCGCAACCTAGAACATGTCCTAATGTTCCTACAGAGGTCTTGAGTCCACGTAAATCATGGAATAATGATAAAGGTTACTATGAAACTGCTGAAAAACTAAGAGAGTTTTTTATCAATAATTTCAAGAAATTTGAATCTCAAGCCTCAGAAGAGATTTTAGCAGGTGGTCCTCCTAGGAAATTATAA
- the gcvH gene encoding glycine cleavage system protein GcvH, whose amino-acid sequence MNIPEELKYTKDHEWIRIDGDTATIGITDFAQSELGDIVYVEVETVDETLDQEEVFGTVEAVKTVSDLFLPLSGEITEFNEKLEDEPELVNSDPYGEGWMIKMQFSDDSQIEGLLTSEAYKELVG is encoded by the coding sequence ATGAACATCCCAGAAGAATTAAAATATACTAAGGACCACGAATGGATAAGAATTGATGGTGACACTGCTACCATAGGTATTACAGACTTTGCACAAAGCGAGTTGGGAGATATCGTATATGTGGAAGTAGAAACTGTGGATGAGACATTAGATCAAGAAGAAGTTTTTGGAACTGTAGAGGCTGTAAAAACGGTTTCAGATTTATTTTTACCACTTTCTGGAGAAATCACTGAATTCAATGAAAAACTTGAAGATGAACCAGAACTAGTAAACTCTGATCCTTATGGAGAAGGATGGATGATTAAAATGCAATTTTCAGACGATTCTCAAATTGAAGGTTTATTGACCTCAGAGGCTTACAAAGAACTTGTAGGATAA
- a CDS encoding energy transducer TonB has protein sequence MNNLKEKSGAATPEKTRMDDKKSVNTKVNPLINFQIGLIAALVAAFLIMELSTGRTLNKLPEKKKVAQIQPTGFIGEFVKVPNEEPKPKVKQKEAPKAKVVKTDPNKAPVVVKNEAPDIPDSKVEPISTITAEPLSKGSSTSGSDSKSKPTPVKTQILASVHEVPLFPGCNAGMNRAERVDCLNDKMARFVQRKFDTRLGRTLDSKDVVKISVMFTIGVDGLPKDIQVKAPNKELKDEAFKVISRLPKMTPGKIDNMPVNVTYALPIMFKVYD, from the coding sequence ATGAATAATTTAAAAGAGAAAAGCGGTGCTGCAACACCTGAAAAAACTCGGATGGATGATAAGAAATCTGTCAACACAAAAGTCAATCCTTTAATTAATTTTCAAATCGGTTTGATTGCCGCTCTCGTAGCAGCGTTTTTAATCATGGAATTATCAACTGGTAGGACACTTAATAAGCTTCCTGAAAAAAAGAAGGTGGCACAGATTCAGCCTACTGGATTTATAGGAGAGTTTGTTAAGGTACCTAATGAAGAGCCAAAACCTAAAGTTAAACAGAAAGAGGCTCCGAAGGCAAAAGTCGTTAAGACAGACCCTAACAAAGCTCCAGTAGTTGTAAAGAATGAAGCGCCAGACATTCCAGATAGTAAAGTAGAACCTATTTCAACAATTACTGCTGAGCCGTTATCAAAAGGGTCATCTACTTCAGGTTCTGATTCAAAATCTAAACCTACTCCAGTAAAGACTCAGATCTTAGCATCAGTGCATGAGGTACCTTTGTTTCCTGGTTGTAATGCTGGTATGAATAGAGCAGAGCGAGTAGATTGCCTTAATGATAAAATGGCTCGATTTGTACAGCGCAAGTTTGATACGAGGTTAGGGCGCACTTTAGATAGCAAAGATGTAGTAAAAATATCTGTAATGTTTACTATCGGTGTTGATGGTCTACCTAAAGATATTCAAGTTAAAGCACCTAATAAGGAACTTAAGGATGAAGCCTTCAAGGTGATCTCTAGATTGCCTAAAATGACCCCAGGTAAAATAGATAATATGCCAGTTAATGTAACTTACGCATTGCCTATAATGTTTAAAGTATACGACTAG
- a CDS encoding DUF423 domain-containing protein has protein sequence MERKLLIAGCSFAVIAVILGALGAHAVEKVLEPQQLKSFETGVRYQLFHAIALLIFSQISLLNDSSKGVVFYLFVIGIILFSFSIYGLSLSKWLDINLKFLGPVTPLGGLSLIGGWLFALWKIIAHNSVNN, from the coding sequence ATGGAAAGAAAGTTATTAATTGCAGGTTGTAGTTTTGCGGTAATCGCTGTTATTTTAGGAGCATTGGGAGCGCATGCTGTAGAAAAAGTACTTGAGCCACAGCAATTAAAAAGCTTTGAGACAGGAGTAAGATATCAGTTATTTCATGCCATTGCCCTACTTATATTTTCTCAAATAAGTCTATTGAACGACTCCTCTAAAGGTGTTGTGTTTTATTTATTTGTTATAGGAATTATATTATTTTCTTTCAGTATTTATGGGTTGTCCTTGTCTAAGTGGCTCGACATTAACTTGAAGTTTTTAGGTCCAGTAACGCCATTAGGAGGTTTAAGTTTAATAGGTGGATGGTTATTTGCCTTGTGGAAAATCATTGCACATAATTCTGTGAATAATTAG
- a CDS encoding VanZ family protein codes for MSKLIYWTAPFYTAVIVIGSLVDNAVPSVSIDHVDKWYHAFAYLIMNSLWYIFFYSRYLNKQGLSNYTLGTVLKSFSRPVIIGSSVLSFIIGVLIELGQEFISLNRTMDIMDVLANFTGIILAALFLWILNNSLNKY; via the coding sequence ATGTCTAAACTAATTTACTGGACAGCTCCGTTTTATACAGCTGTCATAGTAATAGGTTCTTTGGTTGATAATGCTGTTCCTTCAGTAAGTATTGACCACGTGGATAAATGGTATCATGCGTTTGCTTATTTAATAATGAATTCGCTTTGGTATATATTTTTCTACTCTCGTTATCTAAATAAGCAAGGTTTATCAAACTATACTTTGGGGACAGTGCTCAAAAGTTTTTCAAGACCAGTTATCATAGGGTCAAGCGTGTTATCGTTCATTATAGGAGTATTGATAGAGTTGGGTCAAGAATTTATATCTTTAAATCGCACTATGGATATCATGGATGTTTTAGCAAATTTTACTGGCATAATTCTTGCAGCTTTATTCTTGTGGATTTTAAATAATTCCTTAAACAAATATTAA
- a CDS encoding saccharopine dehydrogenase family protein, which yields MRDILIIGAGKSTGVLVDYLLKKSNEHQLHLTIADKNIESAKGLSQSHSNATAIELDIFEPAQRKEHIQKADIVISMLPARFHIEVAKDCVTFGKNMVTASYVSPEMESLDKEVKAKGLVFMNEIGVDPGVDHMSAMQIIDRIRNQGGKVLLFESFTGGLVAPEDDNNLWNYKFTWNPRNVVTAGQGGAAKFIQEGKYKYIPYNRLFRRTEFLEVDGYGRFEALANRNSLKYREVYGLEDVLTLYRGTMRRVGFSKAWNMFVQLGMTDDTYELEGSEDMTYRDFVNSFLPYSPKDSVELKMRHELKIDQDDIMWLKLEELDIFNKEKKVGLKNATPAQMLQAILEDSWTLQPGEKDMIVMYHKFGYELNGDKKQIDSTMVCLGDGELQTAMAKTVGLPVAIAALKILNGEISEPGVQIPINASVYEPILKELELNGIRFRESETEYLGYNKLNL from the coding sequence ATGCGTGACATCTTAATAATAGGTGCAGGAAAATCCACCGGTGTACTAGTGGACTATCTTTTGAAAAAATCTAATGAACATCAATTACATCTTACAATTGCAGATAAAAATATAGAAAGTGCAAAAGGTTTGAGTCAAAGCCATTCTAATGCGACCGCAATAGAGCTTGATATTTTTGAGCCAGCCCAGCGCAAAGAGCACATTCAAAAAGCCGACATTGTTATCTCCATGTTGCCCGCAAGATTTCATATAGAAGTGGCAAAAGATTGCGTCACCTTCGGTAAAAATATGGTTACCGCGAGTTATGTGAGCCCAGAAATGGAATCTCTTGACAAAGAAGTAAAGGCAAAAGGTCTAGTTTTTATGAATGAAATAGGTGTAGACCCTGGAGTAGATCATATGAGCGCAATGCAAATTATAGATCGTATAAGAAATCAGGGTGGTAAAGTTTTGCTTTTTGAATCGTTTACTGGTGGGCTGGTTGCTCCAGAAGACGACAACAATTTATGGAACTATAAGTTTACTTGGAATCCACGTAATGTTGTAACCGCTGGACAAGGTGGTGCCGCAAAGTTTATTCAAGAAGGTAAGTATAAGTACATACCTTATAATAGACTTTTCAGAAGAACTGAGTTTCTAGAAGTAGATGGATATGGTCGTTTTGAGGCACTGGCCAATAGAAATAGCCTTAAATATAGAGAGGTGTACGGCTTAGAAGATGTTTTGACCTTGTACAGAGGTACTATGAGACGTGTAGGTTTTAGCAAAGCTTGGAACATGTTTGTACAGCTAGGTATGACTGATGACACCTATGAATTAGAAGGATCTGAAGACATGACTTATAGAGACTTTGTAAATAGTTTTCTTCCTTACTCGCCTAAAGACAGTGTAGAACTTAAGATGAGACATGAGCTTAAAATTGATCAAGACGATATCATGTGGCTGAAACTAGAAGAACTCGATATTTTCAACAAAGAGAAAAAAGTAGGCTTAAAAAATGCTACTCCAGCACAAATGCTACAAGCTATTCTCGAAGATTCTTGGACATTACAACCAGGTGAAAAAGATATGATCGTTATGTACCATAAATTTGGCTACGAATTGAATGGTGACAAGAAACAGATCGATAGCACCATGGTATGCCTAGGCGATGGTGAGTTACAAACTGCAATGGCTAAAACTGTAGGGCTACCTGTTGCTATAGCAGCTTTAAAAATATTAAACGGTGAGATCAGTGAGCCTGGTGTACAAATTCCCATTAACGCCTCCGTTTATGAACCTATTCTAAAAGAGCTAGAGTTGAATGGTATCCGCTTTCGCGAAAGCGAGACAGAATATCTAGGTTACAATAAATTGAACCTTTAG
- a CDS encoding uroporphyrinogen-III synthase — MKVKTILVSQPEPKMENSPYQNLVDRTKVKIDFRSFIHVEGAPAKEVREQKVDLSKYTAIILTSRNAVDHFFRVAEEMRYKIPDSLKYFCQSEAVAYYLQKYVVYRKRKIYVGKRTFSELSPLIKKHKNETFLVPSSDKASGTMNEELDKLGVKWKSATFFRTVISDLSDLADVKYDVLVFFSPSGIESLFQNFPEFTQEQTRIAVFGNTTMKAAKDKGLRIDIQAPTPESPSMTMAIENYIKDKS, encoded by the coding sequence ATGAAAGTGAAAACAATTTTAGTTTCCCAACCTGAACCTAAAATGGAAAATTCACCATATCAGAATTTGGTGGATCGAACAAAGGTAAAAATAGACTTTCGCTCCTTCATACATGTGGAAGGAGCACCAGCTAAAGAAGTTAGAGAGCAAAAAGTAGATTTATCTAAGTATACTGCTATCATATTAACGAGTCGTAATGCTGTAGATCATTTCTTTAGAGTGGCAGAAGAAATGCGTTATAAGATTCCTGATTCACTTAAATACTTTTGTCAAAGTGAAGCCGTTGCCTATTACTTACAAAAATATGTTGTTTACCGCAAGCGTAAGATATATGTAGGTAAAAGAACGTTCTCTGAGTTAAGTCCTTTAATTAAGAAACATAAGAACGAGACTTTTTTAGTTCCTAGCTCTGATAAAGCGAGCGGAACTATGAATGAAGAATTAGATAAATTAGGTGTAAAATGGAAGAGTGCGACATTCTTTCGTACCGTAATCAGTGATCTTTCAGACCTAGCAGACGTCAAGTATGATGTTTTGGTATTTTTTAGCCCTAGCGGAATTGAATCACTATTTCAGAATTTCCCAGAATTTACTCAGGAGCAAACACGTATAGCTGTGTTTGGAAATACTACCATGAAAGCAGCAAAAGATAAAGGTCTTAGAATCGATATTCAAGCTCCTACTCCAGAGTCACCGTCAATGACGATGGCTATCGAGAATTACATAAAAGATAAGTCGTAA
- a CDS encoding group III truncated hemoglobin, which produces MKDIANRNDVHLLVSKFYIKVRKEPVLGPIFNRAIQDWPAHLNHITDFWETSLLMVNNYDGNPVTAHQKLDQAENHTIEMYHFGLWINLWKETVYELYKGEIADLAIRRAKNMASILFIKMFEARS; this is translated from the coding sequence TTGAAAGATATAGCAAACAGAAATGACGTGCATCTTCTAGTATCTAAATTTTACATAAAGGTGCGCAAAGAACCTGTGCTTGGCCCAATATTCAATCGAGCGATTCAAGACTGGCCAGCACATTTAAATCACATTACTGACTTTTGGGAAACGAGTTTATTAATGGTAAACAACTATGATGGGAATCCTGTAACAGCGCATCAAAAACTAGATCAAGCAGAAAATCACACCATAGAAATGTATCACTTCGGTCTATGGATCAATTTATGGAAAGAAACAGTTTATGAATTATACAAAGGAGAAATAGCAGATTTAGCCATTAGACGTGCAAAAAATATGGCAAGTATTCTATTTATAAAAATGTTTGAGGCTCGATCATGA
- a CDS encoding energy transducer TonB has product MEVKKSEKADLRKNITLYALSGLAFMLLLSWQGLEYESRTVEIEEVFEEPEELFIEEEIPITQMLDTPPPPPPPPPAPEVIEIVEDDVEIEEVIIEDTETDEQEEIVEIEEVAEEVGVEEVIADVPFAIIENVPIYPGCEDMKNNADRKKCMSEKITKFVNRKFNTGLAQDLGLEGRQKISVQFKIDSKGNVVGIKSKAKHPRLQEEAARVINELPSMTPGMQRGKPVGVIYALPIIFQVQD; this is encoded by the coding sequence ATGGAAGTAAAAAAATCAGAAAAAGCAGATTTGCGTAAAAATATTACGCTCTATGCATTATCAGGACTAGCTTTTATGTTGTTGCTTTCATGGCAAGGACTGGAGTATGAGTCTAGAACAGTAGAAATTGAAGAGGTCTTTGAAGAGCCAGAAGAGCTTTTCATTGAGGAAGAAATTCCTATTACTCAAATGTTAGACACTCCACCACCGCCACCGCCACCGCCACCAGCACCAGAAGTGATTGAGATTGTTGAAGACGATGTGGAAATTGAGGAAGTAATCATAGAGGACACAGAAACTGATGAGCAAGAAGAGATCGTAGAGATTGAAGAGGTTGCTGAAGAAGTAGGTGTTGAAGAAGTAATTGCAGACGTACCTTTTGCCATCATTGAAAATGTACCAATCTATCCTGGTTGTGAAGACATGAAAAACAATGCAGATCGTAAGAAATGTATGAGCGAGAAAATCACAAAATTTGTGAATAGAAAATTTAATACAGGACTTGCTCAAGATTTAGGACTCGAAGGAAGACAAAAAATATCTGTACAATTCAAAATTGACTCTAAAGGTAATGTTGTAGGTATTAAATCTAAAGCAAAACATCCAAGACTTCAAGAAGAAGCAGCTAGGGTAATTAACGAATTGCCTTCAATGACTCCTGGTATGCAAAGAGGTAAACCAGTAGGTGTGATTTATGCACTTCCTATTATATTTCAGGTGCAGGACTAA